In a single window of the Acyrthosiphon pisum isolate AL4f chromosome X, pea_aphid_22Mar2018_4r6ur, whole genome shotgun sequence genome:
- the LOC100573415 gene encoding uncharacterized protein LOC100573415, protein MVGRERAVPPSNIIDAVLTFKERVVLKNGKNEMYIVAATNRVWTDIRFYIGDRMCSNAIHTFVQKGRHGIMEKLGFPLKFKQSCEIVHTPILPDDEESPDDYSSDNEDDALPCKKCEFTVSSEEWDQIQPQEKVFKLIDKSHPMQSTRSYYFCLKVHGHQYLLMTFGHTFNCLVVYLSEDVKFIPVDRYTYMSWDVALFVTPDLMAQFLINPLEVLILMHSTFRGDFQEAHKSTKKRRMIGPAMEKAILHQFVSRDCQVKLIEKEKQYVS, encoded by the exons ATGGTTGGACGCGAAAGAGCTGTTCCACCTTCGAATATAATTGATGCAGTTCTAACATTCAAAGAACGAGTGGTTTTGAAGAACGGGAAAAATGAAATGT atatagttGCAGCTACAAATAGAGTATGGACAGatataagattttatattgGTGACCGCATGTGCTCGAATGCTATTCATACTTTTGTTCAAAAGGGACGTCATGGCATAATGGAAAAGCTAGGTTTTCCTTTAAAATTTAAGCAGTCCTGTGAAATTGTACATACACCAATCTTACCAGATGATG AAGAATCGCCTGATGACTACAGTTCTGATAATGAAGATGATGCACTCCCATGTAAAAAATGTGAATTCACAGTTTCATCTGAAGAATGGGATCAGATACAACCTCAAGAAAAAGTGTTTAAACTAATAGATAAATCTCATCCGATGCAAAGTACCAGATCGTATTATTTTTGCCTAAAGGTACATGGACACCAATACTTGCTGATGACTTTTGGGCACACTTTCAACTGCCTTGTTGTTTATCTTTCCGAAGATGTAAAGTTTATCCCAGTGGATCGGTATACATACATGTCGTGGGACGTTGCACTGTTTGTGACTCCAGATTTAATGGCACAGTTTTTGATAAACCCCCTGGAGGTGctaa TTCTTATGCATTCTACATTCAGAGGTGATTTTCAAGAGGCAcacaaatcaacaaaaaaacgtCGTATGATAGGACCAGCAATGGAAAAAGCGATATTGCATCAATTTGTGTCGAGGGACTGTCAAGTGAAACTTATCGAGAAAGAGAAGCAGTATGTCTCATAA
- the LOC100573506 gene encoding uncharacterized protein LOC100573506 has product MGNRKSLKQRKSCSYLVPNPHLRYLNLKNSNKIQSLPILKNGSRFQDLKSSKTVNKTDRVVLSNTYAFDALSSILMVSYCDSQVYSKLMDSFNDDKYFNLISSLVKNGITSSTYTKRLEVIKHYLKPELQLLQYNITFAKCNATMGHIVKALLKNYPTIEEFSKRSSNICIKTSKWQVMYLTYQTGNSGNLSGLQHFFKECTGVEYLECSENCDGMKTVHSKISTHHLFIDVLQWEGNDLTSSMCSTEAASMV; this is encoded by the exons ATGGGGAATCGTAAAAGCCTTAAACAAAGAAAAAGTTGTTCTTATTTAGTTCCAAACCCGCATTTAAGATATTTGAATTTGAAGAACAGCAATAAAATTCAATCGTtgccaattttaaaaaatgggtCAAGATTTCAAGACTTAAAAAGTTCTAAAACTGTTAACAAAACTGACAGAGTTGTTTTAAGTAACACCTATGCATTTGATGCATTATCTTCTATACTCATG gtaTCATATTGTGATAGTCAAGTGTATTCAAAGTTAATGGATTCATTCAATGATGAtaagtatttcaatttaatttcaagTTTAGTGAAAAATGGAATTACATCCTCAACTTACACCAAAAGACTTGAAGTTATAAAGCACTATTTAAAACCAGAATTACAGCTGTTGCAATATAACATCACATTTGCTAAATGTAATGCTACCATGGGACATATTGTGAAAGCTTTGCTAAAAAATTACCCAACAATTGAAGAATTTTCAAAACGTTCTTCCAACATTTGCATAAAAACATCCAAGTGGCAAGTGATGTATTTAACGTATCAGACTGGAAATAGTGGAAATTTAAGTGGCTTACAGCATTTCTTCAAAGAATGCACTGGTGTGGAGTATTTGGAATGCAGTGAGAATTGTGATGGTATGAAAACTGtacattcaaaaatatcaacccaccatttatttattgatgttttGCAATGGgaag gtaATGATCTAACTTCATCCATGTGTAGTACTGAAGCAGCTAGCATGGTTTAA